aaaacaacaaccctgTTTTCATGCTATATTTCTATTGTCAAAAAAGATTGGTTTTCAAAGTTCTAATTGCATTATTTTTAAGTATAGTAAAATGATGGAGTTTAGTATGAGACAATATCTGAACGCTAACTAAAGTGATGTTCTATTTATTCTAGTTCCACATCATCCTCTCTGTCCAAATGGAACCTACAGGCAACCAAATAACTCATCCGACGATTCTAACAGGAGGAACCCGTGTTTATCATGTCCTTCTGGGTTCTTCTGCGTCAGAGGAAAGAAAAACAGGTGCCCACCAGGATTTTATTGCTCACCTGGTTCATCAGATCCAATCAGCTGTCCTTCAGGCAACTACTGTCCTCCTGGTCAGACGTACCCTGTCCAGTGCAGTGCGGGGTATTACAACCCTTCGAATACTAGTATTAACAGTTCAGATTGTCAGTCATGTCCGCCTGGATATTACTGTTTCCTTCCAGGTATAGATAAACCAACTGGGCCATGTCTTCCGGGATTTTATTGTTCCGGAGGATCAACAACAGGGACGCCTGTTGATGGTGTTATGGGTGGAATGTGTACAGTTGGTAATTATTGCCCTAGGGGTTCCGCAAAACCGATTCCCTGCCCCCAAGGATACTTCAACCCCGAAACTACTCGTGAAAGTTGTGAAGTTTGCCCTCAAAATCTGACATGTCCAGAGGGCTCAGTTTATCCTTTTGAATGTAATCCTGAAAGTGAAAACATCAGCGCACAATGTTCCTTAAGTCCTGGTACGTGTAATTCTTTAATACCATCATTGATTTGTATGCGATgatataaaatgattgattttgatatcaaaaacttatagaacacattttgttgatatatctatttttattcGACAGCACAACCCACAACGAATCCATGTTTTAACAGGGATGGATCACAACAAGTTGGTATATGTGCGGAATGTCCAGTAGGACATTTATGTAGGGACGGTTTTAATATAACTTGTCCAGAGGGATACTATTGTCCGGATGGATCAAGCGTATTCATTTGTCCGGCAGGTTCTTACTGTCCCGAAGGACAAGTGCACCCTCTTCCATGTGAAACTGGAACCTTTAATCCTTATACCGGTAATGGCACAAAAGAAGCCTGTTTGCAATGTTCTCCCGGGCTGTATTGCGGAGAGGAAAATTTAGCAGTTCCCACGGGACCATGTTCATCTGGATTTTATTGTACAGGAGGAGCGACCACTCCAACACCGTTAAACGGCCGTGGGGGAGATATTTGCCGTGCCGGATATTTTTGTTTGGAGGGAACAGGAATTCTCACTCCTTGTCCAAATTCAACATACAATCCTTCCCGAGGACAGTCGAACATTGAATCGTGTTTGAAATGCCCAGATGGACTCACATGCAACGGAACGGGGCTTAGTTTTCCAAACGAATGCCATTCCAATGTTTCACACGAAACGGACTGTTCTGGATCAGGTAACAAACTATGTTTTACTGATGGAATATTCGTATTTGATAACCCTGTAAAATGAGTTTTTATGTAACCTCCagagcaatatacatgtatgttgttcaATCATTAATATAGAGTTACATGTGAGGTTTGGAATATTCCGTTATCGCGCATGTTTCACCATCATGATAAATTGAATGTAAAGAGTATATATGTCATgcttaaaatatgtttttaaaaggcATTACTATTAGGTGaccaattttgtttttattcaaagCATATGTACTATgtaattattctttattttactttttcttacGGGTATATTCACGGCTGTTAAATCTTGATATACACAGATACACGATGGAATGGTTTCCGTAACATCAAGCTAATACAGTCTTGTAATGTACATTTCTTTTAGGTGGCGATTATTGTAGTAATGATGGTATGTGTCTTAACGATGGGAAATGTATAATCTACAATAGATCACGTGGGTTTTGTGAATGTGTACCACACTTCGAAGGGAATTTCTGCGAAACTGGTAAAAACTATTGACAATTTCAAGCAGTACAAAGTTTGTGTTTAGAAATGAATATACGAATATAGATACACTTGGTTTGTTTTGCTAGATACAACGTTATTGTTTCTGGTGGAAAATTCGACTTTGACCTACCTAACAGTGGAGAGAGAGGAGACAATCATGGAAATTGTGTTCGGAACTTCGTTCATACAAAGCGAGATGGAAATCACATGGTATAGGGGAAACCTGATGATCAGAAACTCCTCTCGTGTCATGCTGACGATTGAGATGATGGAGGATTCCTTTAGACTTTACAAAGCTAAACTCAGATTAAAGTCTGCAAAATCTTATGATAATGGTgggttgattttaaaatatgttgaaGTAGTTATTCATAACTTAAGAGGAAATCTTTGAGAACaattaaatgcaaaaatattagACATCActcaaaattgaaatatgatgAATTACTGACAAATCATTTGAATGACAAACTGTCTGGTTTTACTTTATTAGAACTATTTTATTacggactatattttgtggtgaAGGATTTATGAaaggaaaaaattaaaatatttaaacttttatcaataattttgaaagtatttaaaatagaccgtaatatacatgtaattatttgctgGAACAGAATTAATTTCAAAACTGCTTATAAGAGTCTATAGGGTAATGAGAGAAATGTAATATGATTAAACACATCGCATTGCAATGaacgtacatgtatctatgcATTTCGAACAAAACAATCTTCCTGAAATTGAGTCAAATATACATTCTTATTCATATGTTTTTGAACTTTCTACGTGAATttcatatgtttttttttactgttatatcaaataaaaattagatTACATGCGTATCTGGAGACCGTAAaatttgtggggtttttttcttccagaatatatgatataaaatcatAGATGAGATTTCATGAATGTTAGTACAGCAATAACATGATCTTTTCTTTTTGTACCATTTCATTACTGCTCCATAATTTGTAGAATATAATTAGTATCCTTGTGTAAATGCAAATAATATGAGGAAAATCTAGAAGAACAAATGTTTtgataatgtatatatacacatgtacatgtatcgatGTAGTAATGTACATTTACATTGTCTACCGTATCTCAATCTATAATGggctttaaaatattttatagaattcAGTTCTACGATTTCTGCATAAAGTGTttagaaatttataatttcatgttatgctttaaaacaatatttgtttaAGGTACCCTGACAGTAGTAGCTAGTATTCAGCGGTTGGGTATTGCCGTCACAGTCAACATGTCCCTAACAGTTCTAGAACTACCATCCGCCAGGGTATCACCATTGTCACTGAGCGTGCAGACGGGGGGAACCATTGAATTAAAGTGTCTTGTTGAAAATTCAGCACAACGAAATACGACAGTAAAGTTGGAATGGGTCAAAAACAGGGATATCATATCTAGGCAGAAAAGtttgtgtattttgtttttaaaatatttataattcataTCCACAATGTTGCTCAAATGCAAGAGAGAAAAATTCTGGTAATTAGCAGCTTGTTTTTCCTGTACGTTACATATGACAGAATAAGAAAGAATAccattatgtgaaattttcatttatcaaattaacaATTGCAGCTTATATAatcttacatgtaaaataattgGCTGTGCTTAAATCAGAAAATTAACTAATAACTACAAATTCACTAGTTAGAGTTTAAACAAGGCTGACTTTTCGCATGACACAAAGTAGCCTAATTGATTAAAAACAGAAAGGATTTTGTGGATCTGACAAACGTGTTTTAACATTGAAAGTGACTTGTAGCCGAAAATGATGATTTCAAGACAggcatagaaatatatctttcggCTATTTTTCTCTTGATACAGACTTTTTGGGGAATGAGTCCGTTCTGAGAATTCCCAATGCCCAGAAATACCGGACAGGGAAATACTTTTGCTCGTTGACCTACAGTTTGTTGGGGGTGTCAGGCAGAACAGCGGCTGCGTCAGACGTATTTGTCTATTCGCCAGGTGGGTGGATATCTACTCTTCACATTTTGAACTCAAAAGAACAGACTGCCACTAATTGTTTATTCTACTAGGAGAAAGGACAATATCACCCAGTACTCGCTAGATATACTGTACACATCTTCCCATTTCAGACGACATTCGCTGTAAGAAAACTGTTGATGAGCTTAGGATAGAGTGGGGAGATGGAATAACAGGGACGACGTATTATGCCCTTTGCCCGAACCAATACGTGGGTTAGTATCAATTAGAAATTACTAAGAACgtacaaacattttgtttattttgcttaAAGTAATCCGATAAAACAtgtatttagaaaatatatccatatatcaTCTTCACTTTAAAGGAAATGCGAGCAAACTGTGTAAAACAGACGGATCCTGGGACCGCACCGTGACGATAAACTGTGTTGAGAAAATCTTATCGGAGGCCAATGAAGAGGTAATGGCGGAAAAGTATATCGGTATACGTTATTTGTCAGACAGAGTGTACTGTGTATGTAAGATTTTAATTTGTCAAGCACATTGTAATCCATAAcacctttttttttattcagttaGACAACATTATCACAGATAATGTGATAGACACTGATTTCGTATCGTCAGTTGTCGATAGACAAATGTCTGCCTTGACAAACTGGACAGCTAAAAATATTGGTACTTCCGGTGATATTGATAAAACGGTTGGATTGCTTGACAAAATTCTGAAAGTAACAAATGCAGCAGATGCTAAACTACCAGATCAAGTGAGGATgattaattattattgtttacTGAAATTCTAATCTGTGGCTATTATTCATAGAAATTGTGTATTCGTTGTGGCTTAAATTCACGGAAATTGAGCCTTCGCGAAATATCATACACAGTGTCTgattgtttttaatttgaattggacatattttatattttccattacTTTATTTCAAAAGGACTTTACAAAAGTGGTGGATAGCGTTTTGAACGAGAGGCAAAGTCAAAACTGGAAAGATATTAATGAGCAGGTAAAGTGAAACTAGTAGCATGAACTGTATTACCGTCATCaaagtattttatttatttcatgcaCGGTGTATTTCAAGGTTGTTCTTTACAGACTAAAGATGGATCGTCACGAATTTTGTCGACAGTATCAGAATTCGGACATCAGATATCACAGGGATTGAAGGACAGGgacaacaaaacatttgaagaaaacaacTACCGTGAGTCATATCCAAATAATAGAACTACATTACAGCTTCGCATATAAATGCTGACTTTTTATGAATCTTAATCACaattaatgaaattaataaatattttattgatcataCCTCAGTGATGATAGTTGGTCGTGGATCTCGCAATGAAGCAGTGAAGTTTCCGTCAGGGGCAGCAACTGATTCATCCTCACTTGTTTTACCCGTCCAGTCGGAACAGAACACTGAAGGTAAAATGAgctttataaaatattgatgaCGTTCATAGAATAATCAGAAAATTGAAATGATTTAAGCTATAATGATATTCGTCATTACAGAATATTTTTCTTGTTATAGACATTGATTATTCCGCAACTGTGTATCATACGATGTACAGCTTTCTACCGTCCAGAAATGAATTATCGaagtaagtacatgtagttcagCCTTCCATTATTTATTATACCCCACGTAACCCACCAGACCTGTTCATGTCAGTGCAACttaacagaatttcatgaaaatttctaaTGTATTAGGACATACTTTGTGGATGTGCGTATTTGCAGGAAATTCGGATtgctgtttttttttaaaaaaatatatattccttGTTAACTCAGAGGTTTGGCAACAATAAAATATGCCATTGGAATAGTTTGTCAGAACCACATCTTTGAAACTGCTGAATAGAATTTCATGTAACTTTATATTAATATGGATAGGATGTCTGGATTTTGCATATTCATTGGAAATTCTTATTTGATTTTTTCCTGAAAGCTATGCCCTTTTTTAACATAGAAGTTTGACCCTTGTATTAATCACAtgcatatttaaaaagaaaaataagattATAAGATATCAAAGTAAAGCTTCAGTGTAGTTCCATATTTCCAACATACTGTCATTCAGATAAACATTgagatgtaaatatattttagtgtattttatgcatagcataccattcattatgtgtatcATTGTCAGTCATTGTGGGGGCGTGGGGTATGTGAACCTGCTCTcgtatatgttatatatatatatgttttttttatctattacGCTAACTGAATTTGTTTTCCTCTAACAGGAATACAACAAACAACTTTTATGTAAACTCAGACGTATTGTCTATGGATATCATGGATAAAAGGGAGAGAACTTCACTGAATCCTGGGATAATGATGAATATCAAACACAAAGGAGAGGTAATTGGTTTTTGACGACTTTAATCCTTTTTCTGTCGTCATGCAttataatacatatatcatGTGTTAAGAGCCATGTTATTTCGCATGGTACCCCTTCAACTGCATATACCCAATACGCACTTTGAAGTATGAAGTTTAAATTAATTCCTTACAATTACACAATTTAACGCACTTTGAAATATGATGAGATTTCCCTTAATTCCTTAAAATtccttcaaattgaaattttgttaGAAATTAAATGCTGGACAATTGGAACTTCGTGCTTTTGAAATGATAAGTACAAATTATGAAAGATAGGTTGTAAAGAATTAGTTTACGAGTTATATAGCAGgagtaatatatatttatattcttatgtatgtatgttcaCAGACCAATCTTCAAAAGACGGAGGTGGTATGTGTGTTTTGGAACTTCACACTCAGGTAACTGTTTTTCTTCTTATCTAAACCCTATTAActaaatgttacatgtaaaattctCGTACGCAATTCAATTGCATTATTTCTAATATTCCATTAGGTCTTGGTCTTCAGAGGGTTGCAATACGACGAAAGTTAACAATCACGTGACCAAATGTGAATGTGATCACCTGACAAACTTCGCCATTTTGATGCGTCCATATGCAGAGGCAAGTTTCATTTATGATAATTTTGGAGCAAACTGTTTTAAAGTTTTGTTCAGTCATCCCAAAATATAAGTTCTACATTATAaattctgatatatatatatatgtttttgtttttgtgatTAAGGAGAAAGAAGATGACGTCTTGACACTGATCTCACTGATTGGTTGCTCTATTACCGTGGTTCTTTCAACAgtcacatttttcatattcATCATTTTATGGAGGTATTTATGCTTGTCAGATTGTTGTTTAGTCATTTTGGATTTGTAATTTTCCCTATTGCTAAGTATTTTGAACTATTAAATTTTCTGTCTTTTCCAACAATCTTTTTACTTTCTAGGTACGTGAAGAACGATCAGAATCTGGTTCTGGTGCACCTCTGTCTCAGCATCTCTCTGGGATATCTCCTTTTTCTACTTGGAGTCAGCAGAACTGAAAACAAGGTAAATCCATAGTGATCGTACTTGGGGTTTTATATGTTAGTCACGGCGTGTGGAAATCGTTATCTTTCTCTTCTCTTAACAAAGCTTCTTTATCTTATCAATACATTGAAAGAAATACGATATGATAGTTACCCAATAAAGAAACACCGTATAAAGCACCGTCCTagacatataaatatatagggaggTAGAGAGCTGATATTATTGCCGGTCCTGtattgagtattttttttttttattttttttacagatatTATGTACAGTAATCGCCGCTTTCCTGCAGTATTTCTTTTTGGTGGAGTTCTTTCTGATGTTGGCGATGGGTGTCTACTATTTTCTACAAATCACTGTTCTATACTATTCATTTAGCACAGCCAATGATATCAAAGCGAGGCTTAATATGAAGAGGATACTGCCCATTGCATGGAGTATGTATCATAAAACCATAATTGATAATGGCtatattatattcaaaattacaataaatattGATTTCCACTTGCGGTATAGAAAGCATTACAATACATACAATCTGCAAAACATTTGGCGGATGGTCTTTATCATTTGATCGATTAGAGTATATCTTTCAGTGaacaatctttattttttttttcagttattCCAATTTTGATAACAGGCATAACGGTGGGATCGACGTACACTCGGGAGTACAATCAAAGTCACGTGTACGTAAAACATTACCCGTGTGCTGAACATTAATCTAAATTACGAAAAAATGGATATCTAATCAAATGTATTGTGTTTCAGCTGCTGGTTGTCAACAGAAAGCGGTTCCTTATATGGCTTCGTTGGACCTGTTTTACTTATTATTTGTGTAAGTAGCTAGGTGATAATAAGCAAAGCGAAATTGTGATAgtaatatacaaatacatgtttAGCCTTTGAATGAGGTCAATATATTGATACGTATCGCCCCTAGAGGATTGCATATCATTTGAGCACGAGGTGCTTTCCACTGAGTTCGACGTTCGTTTCTAAACATAAGTAGAAGGAAGTGCTAAACGTAGCGTAGTCTCTCTTCCTGAAGCATATTATTCAATTCAGTAGGCAGTTGAATTTACTTATTTAGTCTTGTTATTTGCacataatcaaaattttgtattatttcttattgaTAATGACACCgtgattacaaaaatcccaccatccattACTAGATATGTATTATGATTGTTAAACATTAAATACCTTAAGAAGTAactatcatttttgaaaatgcatgaaggCATGAATGAAACGCTTTTCGACAGCATACTGCATGCTGCGCCATAGCGCCTatcgcttcatgaaaagtattccGATGTGAAACGCTGTAGTTCAAAcgatgaaatttatttctgttaGAATGGCCCATCGTTAAAATAGGTGcacaatatttatcaaatttcatGCGCGCATTACTTGCAACTGCATcgtattcatgaggaaatgataTTAGAAAAGTAAACAATAATATACGATATCTTGTAGATATCCAGTCTATCCGCTGTAAAACTTCTAATATCTCCAATCCGCCAAAATACTTTTCAAATGGTAAACGTTATGTCAACAACATTCACACTAAACTAAGGTATAATTGTTTACTCTAGTATGATTTACGCGTGCAACATGATACATAGTCCTTTTTGTTCctttgataaaaatgaaaatatgtattATATCTTTTTTGCTTGCAAAAGTTAAACAAAGGTTACAACAATTCTTTTCAATCGTCTATTTCTGCCTAATTTAGTCAACAGAGATGCTATTATGGGGTAACGTAAATGTGTCATAACAAACAAATGCCAGTATTTTGCtggtttgtttttaaattcatagaTGCATTATGTAGATTTAGATACTGTGTGCTATGTTATTTAACCTGGTTATATTTATATTGTCTAATGTGTATGACATATATGTATTGTACAATATAAGGAGAGGACCTTATAAGTTAAAAGAACTGATCTCTATTGCGTTTGATTGTACACTATCTTCAAACAACTTTCTATGTACTTTCTCACGTAAAAAGAAACTTTCCTactttttaaacaatatactacAAGTGAAACGATtttctataacatatatacatggtATATATAAAATGTACCACTGAGCCTCTCTCTCTTTCAGATTAATATATTCATTATATGCTCGCTTTTCCGAGTGATGTGTGCGACACGGTTGCTGAGCGAGTCGAACACGAAGAAGAAGGCCACGTAAGTGTCATGTCAGAATCACTTATCCTCACTGAGTTTCAATTGTTGTAGTTTGAGAAAAATAGCCATATTCGTGGAAAATGATTTCGTGGTTGAATAGTCGCTTTCTTCCATGATTTCTGTTTTTCTTGTGAGTGTTTGAAATTCCTGGATGTCTTCTTCATTCAACAACAATATGAAAAGACAAAGACATAAAGAAAGAAAGATGGAAACAAAACtatcaaagataaaaaaaaatgtttgagaaTGAATTAAAACACTTTAATACGATAAAGCAAATGAATAAGTACATTTATTCTTTACAGAACTGGCCTGCGCAGTTTATGCACACTTTTGCCAGTGCTGGGCATCACGTGGGTATTCGGAATACTATCTATAAATGACGATTTGATAGCATTTCAATACCTTTTTGCAGTATTTAATTCCCTTCAGGTACAGTAACACATTCTTATCATTTATTTTATGCTTTGAATGAAAATCGAAACAGAGAAGTACATGCTTGATGAGATGAAGAGTCCCAGTTCTGTTGTCCTCAAAATTACTACTAGATGTAAACACACCCCAGTCATCCTTTCTAAAACTGTACCATTCTAATGGAACGTATTACgaatattgttttaaagttgaaggTTGTCCGTGTAAACGTCAGACAGAGGATGGTGTTTCACATTTATGTTCCCTCGACAAGCCATGATTAATttaaaattacacacatatacatcgttaaaatttatataaaatttcattttgttataGTGTATTATATTTCAGTTTACTTAAACTTTCcatacaaaatatcattgtaTTATAAATGACAGAATGGGACTGCAAgactttttctttaaatgatttataaacAAACCATGATACCACTGTCCATAGGGTTAAATtgcatcactgttcgttattttcacctttttcaaacaaatgtttttgacatgtacatgtatgtagcatatTCTTTAACTATTTTCAGGGATTATTCATTTTCCTTCCAAATTGTGTATTCAATAAAAAggtatttctgaattttgatatattagTAGGCACCATTTTACATTCTACTATCAATACGCTGTATCATACTAGTTTCGTGATGATAGACATTCAAGTTAAAAGAGAAGAAAATCAAATCTGAACCACCGTCACTTTCTTATAATCGAAGATATTTACTTTTAGGTTCGAGAGGGACTTCTTCATAAGATGAGGCTATTTGAATCACAACAagaaaatagtaaaatacaGTCCAAGAAttcaaaaagattttcaaaCGCACACGAGAATTTGAAAAAGGTTTCAGTATAGTTTTTGTCATATTCATATGCACTTTGTTATCATATTATTAGAATTGTGACAATGTTCATATTTCAATGCAAACTTTACCTCTCTTTAGAATGAAAAAGATAGAGATTCAAGCATTAAAAAGGGTGTTGTTCAACCAGGTAAGCTAAAATTTGGTACCGGACATAAATCGTGTGATTGTAGTACAAATTTTGTTGTAATCTTATAACTCTACTTAGCTAATTTAATTTACTTTACAGTCCGACTTATAAGATATACAAAGCAGTTAGATTTCATAGATGGTAAGAATTAATGGCACACTAGGATGGTCCAATTTCATAGTATTCCCAGAAATTATTGAGAATGATATATGTTTGATATGAAGATGTCCATTGCTTTTTACTCACTGTGATATACAACTA
Above is a genomic segment from Ostrea edulis chromosome 3, xbOstEdul1.1, whole genome shotgun sequence containing:
- the LOC125673109 gene encoding adhesion G-protein coupled receptor F3-like isoform X4 encodes the protein MVQLRLFYRDMSGMEISSKRTFGLFFVIVIKCSNCQEFVTDAPKPSEIDGATTDFVSGAENSSSLDPCSNSFEYTILTDDGYRSAACPSSISNHLCDSRLEEAWYRLQSSDESLYLRIPQACPSIRSCGTDNPIWMNGESFSLHIENGSYPSVEEGIVRKQMCIRTAYGCCQDSFDVRVKNCSSFFTFKLKPVPKCNQRYCFEGGVCGLPSMNTPTPDVTVPHHPLCPNGTYRQPNNSSDDSNRRNPCLSCPSGFFCVRGKKNRCPPGFYCSPGSSDPISCPSGNYCPPGQTYPVQCSAGYYNPSNTSINSSDCQSCPPGYYCFLPGIDKPTGPCLPGFYCSGGSTTGTPVDGVMGGMCTVGNYCPRGSAKPIPCPQGYFNPETTRESCEVCPQNLTCPEGSVYPFECNPESENISAQCSLSPAQPTTNPCFNRDGSQQVGICAECPVGHLCRDGFNITCPEGYYCPDGSSVFICPAGSYCPEGQVHPLPCETGTFNPYTGNGTKEACLQCSPGLYCGEENLAVPTGPCSSGFYCTGGATTPTPLNGRGGDICRAGYFCLEGTGILTPCPNSTYNPSRGQSNIESCLKCPDGLTCNGTGLSFPNECHSNVSHETDCSGSGGDYCSNDGMCLNDGKCIIYNRSRGFCECVPHFEGNFCETDTTLLFLVENSTLTYLTVEREETIMEIVFGTSFIQSEMEITWYRGNLMIRNSSRVMLTIEMMEDSFRLYKAKLRLKSAKSYDNGTLTVVASIQRLGIAVTVNMSLTVLELPSARVSPLSLSVQTGGTIELKCLVENSAQRNTTVKLEWVKNRDIISRQKNFLGNESVLRIPNAQKYRTGKYFCSLTYSLLGVSGRTAAASDVFVYSPDDIRCKKTVDELRIEWGDGITGTTYYALCPNQYVGNASKLCKTDGSWDRTVTINCVEKILSEANEELDNIITDNVIDTDFVSSVVDRQMSALTNWTAKNIGTSGDIDKTVGLLDKILKVTNAADAKLPDQDFTKVVDSVLNERQSQNWKDINEQTKDGSSRILSTVSEFGHQISQGLKDRDNKTFEENNYLMIVGRGSRNEAVKFPSGAATDSSSLVLPVQSEQNTEDIDYSATVYHTMYSFLPSRNELSKNTTNNFYVNSDVLSMDIMDKRERTSLNPGIMMNIKHKGETNLQKTEVVCVFWNFTLRSWSSEGCNTTKVNNHVTKCECDHLTNFAILMRPYAEEKEDDVLTLISLIGCSITVVLSTVTFFIFIILWRYVKNDQNLVLVHLCLSISLGYLLFLLGVSRTENKILCTVIAAFLQYFFLVEFFLMLAMGVYYFLQITVLYYSFSTANDIKARLNMKRILPIAWIIPILITGITVGSTYTREYNQSHVCWLSTESGSLYGFVGPVLLIICINIFIICSLFRVMCATRLLSESNTKKKATTGLRSLCTLLPVLGITWVFGILSINDDLIAFQYLFAVFNSLQGLFIFLPNCVFNKKVREGLLHKMRLFESQQENSKIQSKNSKRFSNAHENLKKNEKDRDSSIKKGVVQPVRLIRYTKQLDFIDGGYDNMCFDDMLPLDVIPFRSQSLSQNTLAHGGEEENIRNICPI
- the LOC125673109 gene encoding adhesion G-protein coupled receptor F3-like isoform X1, which produces MVQLRLFYRDMSGMEISSKRTFGLFFVIVIKCSNCQEFVTDAPKPSEIDGATTDFVSGAENSSSLDPCSNSFEYTILTDDGYRSAACPSSISNHLCDSRLEEAWYRLQSSDESLYLRIPQACPSIRSCGTDNPIWMNGESFSLHIENGSYPSVEEGIVRKQMCIRTAYGCCQDSFDVRVKNCSSFFTFKLKPVPKCNQRYCFEGGVCGLPSMNTPTPDVTVPHHPLCPNGTYRQPNNSSDDSNRRNPCLSCPSGFFCVRGKKNRCPPGFYCSPGSSDPISCPSGNYCPPGQTYPVQCSAGYYNPSNTSINSSDCQSCPPGYYCFLPGIDKPTGPCLPGFYCSGGSTTGTPVDGVMGGMCTVGNYCPRGSAKPIPCPQGYFNPETTRESCEVCPQNLTCPEGSVYPFECNPESENISAQCSLSPAQPTTNPCFNRDGSQQVGICAECPVGHLCRDGFNITCPEGYYCPDGSSVFICPAGSYCPEGQVHPLPCETGTFNPYTGNGTKEACLQCSPGLYCGEENLAVPTGPCSSGFYCTGGATTPTPLNGRGGDICRAGYFCLEGTGILTPCPNSTYNPSRGQSNIESCLKCPDGLTCNGTGLSFPNECHSNVSHETDCSGSGGDYCSNDGMCLNDGKCIIYNRSRGFCECVPHFEGNFCETDTTLLFLVENSTLTYLTVEREETIMEIVFGTSFIQSEMEITWYRGNLMIRNSSRVMLTIEMMEDSFRLYKAKLRLKSAKSYDNGTLTVVASIQRLGIAVTVNMSLTVLELPSARVSPLSLSVQTGGTIELKCLVENSAQRNTTVKLEWVKNRDIISRQKNFLGNESVLRIPNAQKYRTGKYFCSLTYSLLGVSGRTAAASDVFVYSPDDIRCKKTVDELRIEWGDGITGTTYYALCPNQYVGNASKLCKTDGSWDRTVTINCVEKILSEANEELDNIITDNVIDTDFVSSVVDRQMSALTNWTAKNIGTSGDIDKTVGLLDKILKVTNAADAKLPDQDFTKVVDSVLNERQSQNWKDINEQTKDGSSRILSTVSEFGHQISQGLKDRDNKTFEENNYLMIVGRGSRNEAVKFPSGAATDSSSLVLPVQSEQNTEDIDYSATVYHTMYSFLPSRNELSKNTTNNFYVNSDVLSMDIMDKRERTSLNPGIMMNIKHKGETNLQKTEVVCVFWNFTLRSWSSEGCNTTKVNNHVTKCECDHLTNFAILMRPYAEEKEDDVLTLISLIGCSITVVLSTVTFFIFIILWRYVKNDQNLVLVHLCLSISLGYLLFLLGVSRTENKILCTVIAAFLQYFFLVEFFLMLAMGVYYFLQITVLYYSFSTANDIKARLNMKRILPIAWIIPILITGITVGSTYTREYNQSHVCWLSTESGSLYGFVGPVLLIICINIFIICSLFRVMCATRLLSESNTKKKATTGLRSLCTLLPVLGITWVFGILSINDDLIAFQYLFAVFNSLQGLFIFLPNCVFNKKVREGLLHKMRLFESQQENSKIQSKNSKRFSNAHENLKKNEKDRDSSIKKGVVQPVRLIRYTKQLDFIDGGYDNMCFDDMLPLDVIPFRSQSLSQNTLAHGGEEGRVLNTPAAFIKHQKHMSNLIRMKMDLIT